Proteins co-encoded in one Malus domestica chromosome 09, GDT2T_hap1 genomic window:
- the LOC103453669 gene encoding 3-epi-6-deoxocathasterone 23-monooxygenase CYP90D1, with translation MENSLIVLISAAAAVAAATATVSILSIIFLYRNNTTNSNFLSFFTASANTSLIGSKHRRTQLPLGTLGLPFLGETIEFVTCAYSDCPESFMDKRRHLYGKVFRSHIFGSPTIVSTDAEVSKIVLQSDAKSFVPSYPKSLTELMGKSSILLINGALQRRIHGLIGAFLKSPHLKAQITTDMQNYVQQSMANWTDDHPIYIQDETKHIAFQVLVKALISLDPGEDMEFLKKQFQEFIAGLMSIPINIPGSRLYRSLQAKKKMVKLVQEIIQAKKKESDIISNKVPKDVVDVLLRDTSEQLTGDLIADNMIDMMIPGEDSVPLLMTLAIKYLSDSPTALQQLTEENMKLKALKDELGEPPCWSDYLSLPFTQNVITETLRMGNIITGVMRKAMKDVEIKGYLIPKGWCVFTYFRSVHLDQNNYDWPYHFNPWRWQDKDMSSCNFTPFGGGQRLCPGLDLARLEASIFLHHFVTQFRWAAEEDTVVNFPTVRMKRRMPIRVKRRVGGTH, from the exons atggaaaattcaCTGATTGTACTAatatcagcagcagcagcagtagCAGCAGCAACAGCAACCGTGTCGATCTTGTCCATAATATTCCTCTACAGAAACAACACGACCAACTCCAACTTTCTGAGCTTTTTTACTGCTTCTGCTAATACTTCACTCATCGGATCAAAACACAGAAGAACCCAACTTCCTTTGGGAACTCTTGGGCTTCCTTTTCTTGGTGAAACCATTGAGTTTGTGACTTGTGCTTACTCCGACTGCCCTGAGAGCTTCATGGACAAGCGCCGCCACTT GTATGGGAAGGTGTTCAGGTCACACATATTTGGAAGTCCAACAATTGTATCAACAGATGCAGAAGTGAGTAAAATTGTTCTGCAGAGTGATGCAAAATCTTTTGTGCCATCTTACCCAAAATCTCTCACTGAATTGATGGGGAAGTCCTCTATTTTGCTCATCAACGGAGCCCTGCAGAGAAGAATCCATGGACTCATTGGAGCCTTTTTAAAGTCCCCACACCTCAAAGCTCAAATCACCACAGACATGCAAAACTATGTCCAACAATCCATGGCAAATTGGACAGACGACCATCCCATTTACATACAAGATGAAACCAAACAt ATTGCTTTCCAAGTACTTGTCAAGGCATTGATTAGTTTGGATCCTGGTGAGGACATGGAGTTCCTAAAGAAACAGTTCCAAGAATTCATTGCAGGCCTCATGTCTATACCCATAAACATTCCTGGAAGTAGACTTTACAGATCATTACAG GCAAAGAAGAAAATGGTCAAGCTAGTACAGGAAATCATACAAgctaaaaaaaaagagagtgaTATAATCTCCAACAAGGTTCCCAAAGATGTGGTAGATGTTCTGCTGAGAGACACAAGTGAGCAGTTAACAGGAGATCTGATAGCAGATAACATGATTGATATGATGATACCAGGGGAGGATTCAGTGCCACTTCTCATGACTCTTGCAATCAAATACCTCTCAGACTCCCCCACTGCTCTCCAACAATTAACT GAGGAGAACATGAAGTTAAAAGCACTGAAAGATGAGCTTGGAGAGCCACCGTGTTGGAGTGATTACTTGTCCTTACCATTTACACAAAAT GTGATCacagaaaccctaaggatgggAAACATCATAACTGGGGTGATGAGGAAGGCCATGAAAGATGTGGAGATAAAAGGGTATTTAATACCAAAGGGATGGTGTGTCTTCACATATTTCAGATCAGTTCATCTTGATCAGAATAACTATGATTGGCCTTATCACTTCAATCCATGGAGGTGGCAA GACAAAGATATGAGCAGCTGCAACTTCACTCCTTTTGGAGGAGGACAAAGGCTGTGTCCTGGACTTGACTTAGCAAGGCTTGAAGCCTCCATTTTCTTACACCACTTTGTCACTCAATTCAG GTGGGCGGCCGAGGAGGACACAGTTGTGAACTTCCCCACTGTAAGAATGAAGCGGAGGATGCCGATAAGGGTCAAAAGGAGAGTTGGTGGGACCCACTAG